One Alligator mississippiensis isolate rAllMis1 chromosome 1, rAllMis1, whole genome shotgun sequence genomic window carries:
- the PAQR8 gene encoding membrane progestin receptor beta, whose product MMTAILERISTLSVSGQQLRRLPKLLEEGFPKMPCTVRESDVPQLFREPYIQTGYRPTGQEWRYYFFSLFQKHNEVVNVWTHLLAALAVLLRFKTFADGEELSVNVQSLPLFIFVLSSITYLTCSLLAHLLQSKSELSHYTFYFADYVGVSIYQYGSALAHFYYSSDQAWYDKFRLFFLPAAAFCGWLSCAGCCYAKYRYRRPYPIMRKVCQVIPAGLAFVLDISPVAHRVVMCHLGGCEEKAAWYHTFQILFFLISAYFFSCPVPEKYFPGSCDIVGHAHQIFHTFLAICTLSQLEAIFLDYKNRQEIFQRRHGPLSIYVSCGSFFGLVACSAVTAYFLRCRIKAALVKKDS is encoded by the coding sequence ATGATGACAGCCATCCTGGAGCGGATCAGCACCTTGTCGGTGAGCGGGCAGCAGCTGCGCCGTCTGCCCAAGCTGCTGGAGGAAGGCTTCCCCAAAATGCCGTGCACTGTCAGGGAGTCGGACGTGCCCCAGCTTTTCCGGGAGCCCTACATCCAGACCGGGTACCGCCCCACCGGCCAGGAGTGGCGGTACTACTTCTTCAGTCTCTTCCAGAAGCACAATGAGGTGGTGAATGTGTGGACCCACCTCCTGGCGGCCCTGGCAGTGCTGCTGAGGTTCAAAACCTTTGCTGATGGGGAGGAGCTGTCCGTGAATGTCCAGTCCTTGCCCCTGTTCATCTTTGTCCTGTCCTCCATCACCTACCTGACGTGTAGCCTCCTAGCCCATCTGCTGCAGTCTAAGTCAGAGCTGTCCCACTACACCTTCTACTTTGCGGACTACGTTGGAGTCAGCATCTACCAGTATGGCAGCGCCCTGGCCCATTTCTACTACAGCTCTGATCAAGCCTGGTACGATAAGTTCCGGCTCTTCTTCCTcccggcagctgctttctgcgGCTGGCTCTCCTGTGCCGGCTGCTGCTATGCCAAATACCGATACCGCCGCCCGTACCCCATCATGAGGAAGGTGTGCCAAGTGATCCCGGCCGGGCTGGCCTTCGTCTTGGACATCAGCCCGGTGGCGCATCGGGTGGTCATGTGCCACCTGGGGGGTTGTGAGGAGAAGGCTGCCTGGTATCACACCTTCCAGATCCTCTTCTTCCTCATCAGCGCTTACTTCTTCTCCTGCCCCGTGCCCGAGAAATACTTCCCTGGGTCCTGCGACATCGTTGGCCATGCCCACCAGATCTTCCACACCTTCCTGGCCATCTGCACGCTCTCGCAGCTTGAGGCTATCTTCCTAGACTACAAGAACAGGCAGGAAATCTTCCAGAGGAGACACGGGCCTCTCTCCATCTACGTGTCCTGCGGCTCGTTCTTTGGCCTCGTGGCTTGCAGCGCAGTCACAGCCTACTTCTTGCGGTGTCGGATCAAGGCAGCGCTGGTTAAAAAGGACTCTTGA